GGAGCGGCGCGCAGGCGAATGCGCCCGCGTCCGCGCCCCCCTCGGCGCCGGCTCCCGTGAAGGGCGGGCGGCAGGACGCGAATGCGATCCTGGCGCGGGTGGAGCAGACAGCGGCGGGGGTGCGCACGCTGGAAGCCGACTTCGTGCAGAACCTGCACGTTCCCCTGCTGGGGAGCGACCGGCAGAGCACGGGCAAGCTGTACCAGCGCAAGCCGGACCGCTTCCTGATGCGCTTCACCGACCCCGCGGGCGACGTGATGGTGGCCGACGGGCGCTACTTCTGGATCTACTATCCCAGCAGCGACCGCACGCAGGTCATCCGCACCAGCATCGCCGAGGGTGGGCAGAGCGTGGATCTGCAGCAGCAGTTCCTCAGCAACCCCAACCAGCGCTTCGTCGCCACGTTGGCGGGCGACGAGTCAGTCGCGGGTCGGTCGTCCTATGTGCTGACGCTGG
Above is a genomic segment from Longimicrobium sp. containing:
- the lolA gene encoding outer membrane lipoprotein chaperone LolA, translated to MTDRFFSRAALVLVPLALAACGGGREAQADGGVQVNTTRRAAPVASGGDTSATSVAQPQPPLAGDAPVSAATSPATPSAGSGAQANAPASAPPSAPAPVKGGRQDANAILARVEQTAAGVRTLEADFVQNLHVPLLGSDRQSTGKLYQRKPDRFLMRFTDPAGDVMVADGRYFWIYYPSSDRTQVIRTSIAEGGQSVDLQQQFLSNPNQRFVATLAGDESVAGRSSYVLTLVPRGASAYKILKIWVDKEDYLVRRFEMTEENNSVRTVEMRNLRTNHALPDNLFTFTPPAGAQVFDQ